One Terriglobales bacterium genomic window, GACGGGCATCCTCGGCTCTTACGCCGAGTACGCGGTGGTTCCCGCCGACCGCCTGGTGCCGATCCCGCAGGGCGTCACCGAACGCGAAGCCGCCGCCGCCATGCTGCAGGGCATGACCGCCCACTACCTCACCCACGATACCTGGCGCGCGCAGCCGGGCCAGACCGCGCTTGTTCACGCTGCCGCCGGTGGTGTAGGACTGCTGCTGGTCCAGATGCTGCACAACATCGGTGTGCGTGTGATCGGCACCGTTTCGACCGAAGAAAAAGCCCGGCTGGCGCGCGATGCCGGCGCCGACGACGTCATCCTCTACACCGAAACCGACTTCGAGGCGGAGACGAAACGTCTAACCAACAATCGCGGCGTGGATGTGGTGTACGACTCGGTGGGCAAGACCACATTCGAGAAGAGCCTGGGCGTACTGCGGCCCCGCGGCATGCTGGCGCTGTTTGGCGGCTCCAGCGGCGCCGTGCCGCCCTTCGATCCCATGCTGCTCAGCCAGAAGGGCTCGCTCTTCCTCACCCGGCCGTCACTGGGCCACTACATCGCCAGCCGCGAGGAACTGCTGGCCCGCGCCGAATCCGTTTTCGGCATGGTCGCGGATGGCAAACTCAAGCTGCGCATCGAGCGCACCTACCGCCTGGAAGACGCGCAGCAAGCCCACCGCGACCTGCAAGCCCGCAAGACGACCGGGAAGCTGTTGCTCACGCCGTGATCCGCGGCTCCGCGCTCCCGCGAGACGCTTCCGGCCTGCCGTCGTCGCAGCACGGAGATCGGACACCGAGCTACTTGTTCTCCCCGCCTCCCGCCGCCACCGCCGGCTGGCCGCCTTCGAGCGGCAGCTCGCTTTGTCCGAGCAACGCCGAGTTGCGCGGAATCTCTGTGT contains:
- a CDS encoding quinone oxidoreductase → MKVIQVRKPGGPEAMQVATLPMPQFKPSEAVVKVAASGVNFIDVYFREGRYKAPLPFINGQEGAGTVTGTGTEAPWIRVGDRVAWTGILGSYAEYAVVPADRLVPIPQGVTEREAAAAMLQGMTAHYLTHDTWRAQPGQTALVHAAAGGVGLLLVQMLHNIGVRVIGTVSTEEKARLARDAGADDVILYTETDFEAETKRLTNNRGVDVVYDSVGKTTFEKSLGVLRPRGMLALFGGSSGAVPPFDPMLLSQKGSLFLTRPSLGHYIASREELLARAESVFGMVADGKLKLRIERTYRLEDAQQAHRDLQARKTTGKLLLTP